Part of the Sphingobacterium sp. LZ7M1 genome, ATACTTGACATACATATTGGCTTCCCCATTGTTCTGGTTGCTGACCGTAATGAAAATAGGCACAATACCAGTTTCTTTATGGACACCTTGTTGAATTTCCTCACTAACGGTGCCTTCACGGTCAACAAAACTAAAGCGATCTTCAGGAGCACTTCGTTTCAGTGCCGCCAGAACTCCTTCGGCATCCTGATAGGCATTCGTAAATGCTTTAAGGTCAGGTTGGCCTTTAGAATCGACTTTGGGCTGTGGGAGTTGATCTTCCCAGAGGGAAAGCGCCAAGGAGTAATAGTAAGTGGAGTCTCTTAAGAGAATTTCTTTGTCAGGATCTCGACCATCATCGGATGGTTGAACCGGGTCTTTTTTACAGCTAGCTCCAAAAAGCAATGAAAGCAGTAAAAAAGGAAGAACAAATCTTTTCATCATAACCTAGCTATATTGTCTTCAATGAAAATCAAATCACTCTGTGTTACATGATTTTCTGAAGCAATATAGTTAAATGGTTCAATATTTCTGAAATTTAACTCATCGATAAAATAAATTTTAACATTTCGGTCAAAACCTTGCCAATCAAGATGTTTTAGTTTATTTAACTGTAACGCTGGATTCCCTTTGGTTAATATGGCGATCTGTCCGCCATGTTCAAGAATAGAAGCAAATAACAGCTTGATTTCATTAAACAGGAAAAGTTTCAAGGGAAGATGTCCATTCACCATTAATCGTTCTAAGTTTTCCTTATAATCGTTGCTGAAATTGAATTTTTTGGCGGTTTGCTCATATAGGTCATCCTCTCCATTTTCAAGATATTGATCTTTCATGAAGTTCACTAGTTCGGTGGAGATCGGTCTCCCTTCAGTAAACTCAACAAACTGCGAAAAAAGATAATAGATCTGCAGTAAATAGTCTTTTTTTGGAAAAAGGACATCATCTATTTCGAATAGATATAGTTTTTTATCGAGAGGAATATTTGAAAAATCGATCATGT contains:
- a CDS encoding HAD hydrolase-like protein, with protein sequence MIDFSNIPLDKKLYLFEIDDVLFPKKDYLLQIYYLFSQFVEFTEGRPISTELVNFMKDQYLENGEDDLYEQTAKKFNFSNDYKENLERLMVNGHLPLKLFLFNEIKLLFASILEHGGQIAILTKGNPALQLNKLKHLDWQGFDRNVKIYFIDELNFRNIEPFNYIASENHVTQSDLIFIEDNIARL